The window CGGGCGGTTAAATCGCCCAGCCGCCGGCATAGAACCCCACCAGCGCCAGCGCGATCAGTACGGTGCCGATGTTCAGCTTGCGCCATTCACCGGAGAAGATGCGGCCGATAACCAACGAGCTGAAGCCCAGCATGATGCCGGTAACGATGTTGCAGGTCAGCACGATGAACACCGCGCACAACAGGCCGGCCATGGCGTCGACGAAATCGTTGAAGTCCAGCTTGGTGACGTTGCTCAGCATCAGCAGGCCGACGTACATCAGCGCCGGTGCGGTGGCATAGACCGGCACCAGGTAGGCCAGCGGCGACAGGAACAGAATGAGCAGGAACAGCAGGCCGACCACGGTGGCGGTCAGGCCGGTCTTGCCGCCCGCCGCCGTGCCTGCGGCGGACTCGATATACACCGCGGCGGGCGCAGCGCCCACCAGGCCGGAGAAGATGCTGCTCAGGGAGTCTGAAGTCAGCGCCTTGCCGCCGTTGATGATCTGGCCGTCTTTATCCAACAGGTTGGCCTGCCCGGCCACCGCGCGGATGGTGCCGGTGGCGTCGAACACCGCGGTCATCACCAGCGCCAGCACGCTCGGCAGCACCACCGGCTGCAGCGCGCCCATGATGTCCAGGCTGAAGATCAGCGAATTGCCGTTGGCGTCCGCCAGGCTTGGCATGGCGAACAGCCCCTGGTATTTCACCGCCGGATCGAAGATCAGGCCGATAATCGAAATGGCGATAATCACCAGCAGGATGCCGCCGGGCACCCGCAGTTTCTCCAGGCCGAAAATCACCGCCAGCCCGAGCAGCGTCATCACCACCGGGAAGGAGGTAAAGGCGCCCAGCGCCACCGGCAGGCCGTCCAGCGGGTTCTTCACCACCAGGCCGACGCCGTTGGCGGCGATCAGCAACAGGAACAGACCGATGCCGATACCGGTGCCGTGCGCTACGCCCATCGGCAGGTTACGCAGGATCCAGGCGCGGATGCCGGTGACCGAGATAACGGTGAACAGCACGCCCATCAGGAAGACCGCGCCCAGCGCCACCGGTATGCTGATGTGCTGGCCCAGCACCAGGCTGAACGCGGTGAAGGCGGTCAGGGA is drawn from Serratia entomophila and contains these coding sequences:
- a CDS encoding NCS2 family permease codes for the protein MSNSQANNAVKPKGGLDGYFNISARGSTVRQEVVAGLTTFLAMVYSVIVVPSMLGKAGFPPAAVFVSTCLVAGLGSLLMGLWANLPMAIGCAISLTAFTAFSLVLGQHISIPVALGAVFLMGVLFTVISVTGIRAWILRNLPMGVAHGTGIGIGLFLLLIAANGVGLVVKNPLDGLPVALGAFTSFPVVMTLLGLAVIFGLEKLRVPGGILLVIIAISIIGLIFDPAVKYQGLFAMPSLADANGNSLIFSLDIMGALQPVVLPSVLALVMTAVFDATGTIRAVAGQANLLDKDGQIINGGKALTSDSLSSIFSGLVGAAPAAVYIESAAGTAAGGKTGLTATVVGLLFLLILFLSPLAYLVPVYATAPALMYVGLLMLSNVTKLDFNDFVDAMAGLLCAVFIVLTCNIVTGIMLGFSSLVIGRIFSGEWRKLNIGTVLIALALVGFYAGGWAI